CGCTTCAGGGAGGACCTCTACTACCGGCTCAACGTCATCACGCTCCAGGTCCCGCCCTTGAGGGAGCGGTCGGAGGACATCGTGCCCCTGGCCGAGCACTTCCTCCGCCTCTCCGCGCGCCGGGCCCGGAAGGCCTTCAAGGGCCTGAGCCGCGAGGCCCTGACCCTGCTCGCGAGGTACCGCTGGCCCGGAAACGTGCGGGAGCTGGAGCACGCCGTCGAGCGCGCGGTGATCCTCGCCCCCGGGCCCGAGATCACGGCCTCCGACCTCGGGCTCTACCCCGCAGCCGGCGGCCAGGCCGCCGCTGGCCCTCCCCAAATGCCGCCGGCCCAGCTGGAGCGCGAGCGGATCCTGA
The sequence above is drawn from the Candidatus Rokuibacteriota bacterium genome and encodes:
- a CDS encoding sigma-54-dependent Fis family transcriptional regulator, with protein sequence RFREDLYYRLNVITLQVPPLRERSEDIVPLAEHFLRLSARRARKAFKGLSREALTLLARYRWPGNVRELEHAVERAVILAPGPEITASDLGLYPAAGGQAAAGPPQMPPAQLERERILKALERAGGNQSEAARALGINRTTLWRKLREYGIEARSGA